CGTGTTCAATGTTtgatgtggtgttgagaagaaaaaaggagaAACATATGCCCTGTATTTGCAGAACGTTACAGGGCGTTTAGCGGTTGCCAACTGCTCTACAGCGGCTGCATGGCAGTTTTCCCCACATTCAACAATGGCGGGGAAAAGTGGATTCAATCTTTCGGAAAGTGGACATGGTCATGGGGACCTTCCCAAATTCAAGAAATTCCTCTCGTCCCTATTCGCACACCAAGATCCAatttcatcatcaccaagtccaTCCCCGAATATCATCACCCTCAGATCATCGCTTGTTACCTGTATCTACCTGGAAGAAAAACTTCGAGCCGTCCTTACAAGCCACTGCCGTTATCTCCTTCTGTGCCGTGTCTCGGAGCCCCTCCGCCAACCCCCACCACTTCCGCCAGCTCACCGCACCTACAGTTCCGCTCGCTCCTCGACTTGTGACCCCCGGTTACTCCCATCTCTTGTCCTGTTTCAACAATAATCTCTCAGTTTCAATCACAAGACGCAAACACGCTCTATCCCTCCTACGATCACGATTCTCAAACCTACAACGCTCGCGTTCGAACCTGTTCCAAACATCTCCCCTGCCATGCTATAACGTCGCTTTCCCGCCGCTACCGCTCCCTCCTCGCAGACGACCTTGCTCCCACGCTTGACCTGCGTGGGCCTTTATCATGGCCGATCTGCTGCTCCAAACCCGTGCGGTTCCTACCCACTCGAAGCCCAAGTCTCCCGTCAAGTCGAACACGAAAGCGAAGCGTCCACCGAGCGTGTCCTCGTCGGCTCCAGCGGTCGTCAGTACGATTCAAAAGGCCATCAAGCAGGCCAATGATACTTGGTTATGGTGCAAGGATGGTTTGACAGAAGACCAGCGCCAAAAGGTTCAACAGTTGGAAGAAAGGAAACATCATTTGGGTCTGCGCATGCAAAATGTGAGTTGCCGTCACCTCTCCCGTCGCGTCACTTGCTAACAGACATAGGCCGAGTCTCACGCGCAATGGGAGGCTGCCGCGAAGGAACTTGACGTTCTCGAAGGAAACGACGAGTGGAAACGAGACGCATCGTCGGGCGACTACAACCCCAAGTTGATCAAGGAGCGTCTACAAGCCCTTGACGAAGCCCGCACCAAATGCGACGTTCATACCATGATGCACTTGATACGCACTGCCCTGTCTCGAGATCTTGGTGGCATGGATAACGTTGATCTCTACCGACACTCATACTCGGGAACGAAGCATCTCATCGAGCGCTACGTCGAGTCCACAATACATACAATTGAGGCTGTTGTCACGCAAAGTCGACTTGACCAGAGTGTTGAGTATCGCGACTTGCTTGAAGGCATCCTATTTGCTCGGCAGAGCTTTGGCCGCAGCGCATTGCTCCTGTCAGGTGGTGGCACCTTTGGCATGTCCCATATTGGCGTGTTGAAGGCCCTGTTTGAGGCACAGCTTCTGCCAAGGATTATTTCAGGTGCAAGCGCCGGAAGTATTGTTTGCGCCGCCATGTGCACGCGAACAGACGAGGAAATCCCTCAGTTGATCGAGGAGTTTCCCTACGGAGACCTTTCTGTATTCGAGAGTCCCGATGGCACGGACGGCGTTTGGAACAACTTGCGCCGTCTGCTCACCGAAGGGAGTTGGTCCGACATCAAGCACCTTACTAGGGTCATGAGAGGCTTGATGGGTGACATGACCTTTCAAGAGGCTTACAACCGAACACGCCGAATCCTCAACATTTGCGTCTCGACGGCCTCCATGTATGAGCTGCCGAGACTGCTCAACTACGTCACGGCTCCGAATGTCATGATCTGGTCCGCTGTCGCCGCTTCATGTTCGGTTCCTCTCGTCTTCAACGCGTCGCCTCTTCTCGTCAAAGATCCCATCACGGGCGAGCATTTGCCATGGAACCCAACTCCACAGCGCTGGATTGATGGCTCAGTGGACAATGACTTGCCCATGGCGCGCCTCTCGGAAATGTTCAACGTGAATCACTTTATCGTTTCCCAAGTGAATCCCCACGTCGTCCCCTTTCTTGCCAAGGATGACCACTTGTCCCCTCAAAGAAAGCCGGAACGCCCCCAGCAAGTCAATGCCGACGAGTTTGACTGGATGTACACGTTGACATCTCTAGCGAGGGACGAGGCGCTTCACCGACTTCACTTCCTGGCTGAGCTTGGCATCATGCCCAACCTTGCCACCAAATTTCGCAGTGTCCTCAGCCAGAAGTATTCTGGTGACATCAACATCCTACCCGAGATGAGCATCAACGACCTCCCACGCCTGATGCGAAATCCGTCGCCCGAGTTCATGATGCGAGCGTGTCTCGTGGGTGAGCGGGCGACCTGGCCCAAACTGAGCCGGATACGAGACCGATGCGCTATTGAGCTGGCCTTGGATCGCGCGGTGCATAGACTCCGGGCCAGAGTCATCTTTTCCGAGAGCCAGCGGGACCTGCGTCGCCTGAATGTCACCATGGGGAACATTCCCCTCAAGATCCCTCCCACAGCACAAGCAGGACAAGCGGCAGCGGCGTCTGCGGAGACAAAGAACCAGAAGCGACATCGTCGGAAGTCTGGAAGCAGCCTCCTCGTGGCTCCCAGACAATGGTTACTGGTCGACGATGCCATCACCGATGACGAGACGGAACAAGAGGAACGACTCGAGATGGAGTCCCGCCGAAGCCAGGTCGGATCATCTCTTTCGCAGCGCAAGCCTCGTCTGAAGAGAGCATCTAGAAGCCAAGTTCACATTCACACCCGAGCTACACTGGCATCCTCAGTTCACGCCGAGGAAACCAACCCAGGCTTTAACTTTTCGAAGCCCATAACTCCACCTTTGAAGGGGGTGGATAACGATACAGAGGTGGCAGTAGATGAAGAGCCGGAGGAAGCAACTCCAGAACCTTGGTCTGCACCAGCATGGCAGCCACGCACAAGCATTTCACCGcctgctgaagaagctgaaacAAGCGAAGCATATCATTCCAGCGACGCCCACAGAGATGACACGGACATTAGTGATCCCGAGCCATACGACGTACATCAAATCTCAAACACTCCAAACAAAGCCCTCAGCGTAGAGAGTCGAGGACGTTACGGCCCAGAGGAGAGGGCAGGCTGGATTCTCTGGGACTAGGGATACCAGGCGAGATATGCGAGAAGGGGTACAAGATGAGCATTTTGGCTTAGACGAGAGAGAGTACATCAAGACAAGAGGAGGGAGAACCACCTTTTACatattttttctttcttttgtTTTTGAGCAGCATTTTTGAGAGCGACTTGGAGTTGTTTTAGGATGAGCATTGTGGGATAATGGATGCATGGGGGGCGAGTGGTTGGCAGTTATACCTCGAGTATTCAGATACGATATACCAATTATCTTTCCAAGCGTACGTGTCCTGGGCTTTAACTACCTGTTGGCTCATGTAACGGGTACCTATGTGGCCAATGTATTGTCTTGACAAGCTACAATATTCGTATTGCTGGTTCAACCCCTCTTCTCGTTTATCCCTTTTAAATCCTACCTCATTATGGATGGCTCCATTTCTGATATTTATCTCCAGGCCTTTTCATATCCTGACTCTATGTTGAGAATCAACTCTCAATAGATAGCCTTCACAGTCCATCCCACGGCCAGTATCCTCGCGGCAAGATAACAACTCCAAGACACCGCATATGAAACACCAGAAAATATGATGACAGCCAACCACCCATCTCCGTTACCGAGCCCGAGGAGAGCACCCCCTATAGGAATGCCCGTCAAGGTTCCAAAGCTCGCCGCCAGCAGAGCGGTTGACAGATATCGTCCGTAATCTTTCGAATCGCAGAGCTGGCCTATGCAGACAGGGACCAAGCTGACGTTTCCACCGCTTGCGAAgcccaggaggagggtgaagGCTATGAGCATGGGTTTTGAATCTCCCGCTGGTAGCCAGAGTGCAAGAACGCAGATGATACATGCCCCGACAGTAATGATGAGAACATTGAATCTGCCGATTCGATCTGAGATAATTCCTGGTACGACTCTCCCAACAACGCTACCGGCGTTGAGCAGTGCCGGGAGCATATAACTGTTTGAAGATTCATGTCCATGTTCTGTGGCATAGGAGACAACATAAGTTAAAGGAACCATTATCCCATATTCCATGAAGAATATTCCCGCGCAGCATAAAGATAGTCTTGGATCTTTAAACAGCCTAAACTCAGGCCATGCGGATTCAAACTGCTCACTCGGTGGTAATCGAGTCCGAATCAAGAGATTGGAAGGTAGGGCGAGTAAGAGTAGAATGAAGCCCAGCATCCGCATGCTCCAGGCAAACCCAATGCTTGGCAGTGTAGCTTGAAAAAGTAGGGGGAATATGATGCCGCCAATACCTCCCGCTGTTGATGCTACACCAACTGCAAAGCCGCGTCGTTTGTCGAACCAGTGGCCTATGACGGCGTAGGCGGGAATGTTCATTAGAGAGGCTCCTATTCCAAAGAGCATAGAAAAGCAGAGAATTATCTGATAATATTCTAGATACCAGTCAGAGATAGTTCTCAAGGAGTTCATAGGATCTTACCTGAGCACAAACTCAACAACATGAAACTAGCAACCACTAAAACACTTCCAACAAAGATGAGCAGTCGATGGCCGTGTTTATCAAATACAGGGCCCGCCAACAATCCCAGGAAGTAAATGTTGAAGAGATATAACGAAAAGATCCAGGCAACAGTCGACGGCTCCTTATCTTTCAGCTGATTCTCCATAAAATACGACTCAAAAATAGCCGCAGTATTAATCACGCCAAAAACAGAGAGCATAATGCAGAAAGATCCAAAGACGACGCCCCAAGCTCTGAGGCCGCCTTCTGGGTACGTAAGGACG
This genomic interval from Fusarium keratoplasticum isolate Fu6.1 chromosome 9, whole genome shotgun sequence contains the following:
- a CDS encoding MFS domain-containing protein, which translates into the protein MALQNPESTQKYETDNHTTESPDDDVLTYPEGGLRAWGVVFGSFCIMLSVFGVINTAAIFESYFMENQLKDKEPSTVAWIFSLYLFNIYFLGLLAGPVFDKHGHRLLIFVGSVLVVASFMLLSLCSEYYQIILCFSMLFGIGASLMNIPAYAVIGHWFDKRRGFAVGVASTAGGIGGIIFPLLFQATLPSIGFAWSMRMLGFILLLLALPSNLLIRTRLPPSEQFESAWPEFRLFKDPRLSLCCAGIFFMEYGIMVPLTYVVSYATEHGHESSNSYMLPALLNAGSVVGRVVPGIISDRIGRFNVLIITVGACIICVLALWLPAGDSKPMLIAFTLLLGFASGGNVSLVPVCIGQLCDSKDYGRYLSTALLAASFGTLTGIPIGGALLGLGNGDGWLAVIIFSGVSYAVSWSCYLAARILAVGWTVKAIY
- a CDS encoding Patatin-like phospholipase domain-containing protein, giving the protein MADLLLQTRAVPTHSKPKSPVKSNTKAKRPPSVSSSAPAVVSTIQKAIKQANDTWLWCKDGLTEDQRQKVQQLEERKHHLGLRMQNAESHAQWEAAAKELDVLEGNDEWKRDASSGDYNPKLIKERLQALDEARTKCDVHTMMHLIRTALSRDLGGMDNVDLYRHSYSGTKHLIERYVESTIHTIEAVVTQSRLDQSVEYRDLLEGILFARQSFGRSALLLSGGGTFGMSHIGVLKALFEAQLLPRIISGASAGSIVCAAMCTRTDEEIPQLIEEFPYGDLSVFESPDGTDGVWNNLRRLLTEGSWSDIKHLTRVMRGLMGDMTFQEAYNRTRRILNICVSTASMYELPRLLNYVTAPNVMIWSAVAASCSVPLVFNASPLLVKDPITGEHLPWNPTPQRWIDGSVDNDLPMARLSEMFNVNHFIVSQVNPHVVPFLAKDDHLSPQRKPERPQQVNADEFDWMYTLTSLARDEALHRLHFLAELGIMPNLATKFRSVLSQKYSGDINILPEMSINDLPRLMRNPSPEFMMRACLVGERATWPKLSRIRDRCAIELALDRAVHRLRARVIFSESQRDLRRLNVTMGNIPLKIPPTAQAGQAAAASAETKNQKRHRRKSGSSLLVAPRQWLLVDDAITDDETEQEERLEMESRRSQVGSSLSQRKPRLKRASRSQVHIHTRATLASSVHAEETNPGFNFSKPITPPLKGVDNDTEVAVDEEPEEATPEPWSAPAWQPRTSISPPAEEAETSEAYHSSDAHRDDTDISDPEPYDVHQISNTPNKALSVESRGRYGPEERAGWILWD